Proteins encoded by one window of Bauldia sp.:
- a CDS encoding GNAT family protein yields the protein MDITLRPARPEDAEEMARWFVDLDELAQWGGPDVRFPLTQEQMAGWIAEIAREMPRLCFTAVDADDTPMGHVQFLHDPPKKWARLGRFAVARHRRGEGFGRTLFDHAVRFAFTELAVDHLALAVLPENRIAHGMYERSGFNDETQSRSVRAEDGVAYVVNIMGLTRPDWIKLSGVRGDAAKVA from the coding sequence ATGGACATCACCCTTCGCCCGGCAAGACCGGAAGACGCGGAGGAGATGGCGCGCTGGTTCGTTGATCTCGACGAACTCGCGCAGTGGGGCGGCCCGGACGTCCGCTTCCCGCTAACGCAAGAGCAGATGGCGGGCTGGATCGCCGAGATCGCGCGCGAGATGCCGCGCCTCTGCTTCACCGCCGTCGATGCCGACGATACGCCCATGGGCCACGTCCAGTTTCTCCACGATCCGCCGAAGAAGTGGGCGCGCCTCGGCCGCTTCGCGGTGGCGCGCCACCGGCGCGGCGAAGGCTTCGGCCGCACGCTGTTCGACCATGCGGTGCGCTTCGCCTTCACCGAACTCGCCGTCGACCATCTGGCGCTCGCGGTTTTGCCGGAGAACCGGATCGCGCACGGCATGTACGAGCGATCCGGCTTTAACGACGAAACGCAGAGCCGCAGCGTGCGCGCCGAAGACGGCGTGGCGTACGTGGTGAACATCATGGGCCTGACGCGGCCCGACTGGATCAAGTTGTCGGGCGTCCGTGGCGACGCAGCGAAGGTGGCCTGA
- the dnaK gene encoding molecular chaperone DnaK, with protein sequence MAKVIGIDLGTTNSCVAVMDGKNAKVIENAEGGRTTPSIVAFTDDGERLVGQPAKRQAVTNPERTFFAVKRLIGRRYDDPMVDKDKGLVPYKIVKAPNGDAWLEADGKKYSPSQISAFTLQKMKDTAEAYLGEKVTQAVITVPAYFNDAQRQATKDAGQIAGLEVLRIINEPTAAALAYGLDKKEGKTIAVYDLGGGTFDISVLEIGDGVFEVKSTNGDTFLGGEDFDMRLVNYLADEFKKDQGIDLRGDKLALQRLKEAAEKAKIELSSATQTEINLPFITADASGPKHLTMKLTRAKFEALVDDLIQKTVGPCKAALKDAGLTAAEIQEVVLVGGMTRMPKVQEVVKQFFGKEPHKGVNPDEVVAIGAAIQAGVLQGDVKDVLLLDVTPLSLGIETLGGVFTRLIDRNTTIPTKKGQTFSTAEDSQNAVTIRVFQGEREMASDNKLLGQFDLVGIPPAPRGVPQIEVTFDIDANGIVNVSAKDKGTGKEQQIRIQASGGLSDADIEKMVKDAEAHASEDKERRALVEAKNQGEALVHSTEKSLKDYGDKVAAADKTAIETALADLKSALEGESGDAIKEKTSTLAQVSMKLGEAMYAASQANAGGDAPDGDAGPKNEDVVDADFEEVDDDKKKSA encoded by the coding sequence ATGGCTAAAGTAATCGGGATCGACCTCGGCACGACCAATTCGTGCGTCGCGGTCATGGACGGCAAGAACGCCAAGGTTATAGAGAACGCGGAAGGCGGGCGCACGACGCCCTCGATCGTCGCGTTTACGGACGACGGCGAGCGCCTCGTCGGCCAGCCGGCCAAGCGCCAGGCGGTCACCAACCCGGAGCGCACCTTCTTCGCGGTGAAGCGCCTCATCGGCCGCCGCTACGACGACCCGATGGTCGACAAGGACAAGGGCCTCGTCCCCTACAAGATCGTGAAGGCGCCGAACGGCGACGCATGGCTTGAGGCGGACGGCAAAAAGTACTCGCCCTCGCAGATCTCCGCCTTCACGCTGCAGAAGATGAAGGACACCGCCGAGGCCTATCTCGGCGAGAAGGTGACACAGGCGGTCATCACCGTACCCGCCTACTTCAACGACGCGCAGCGCCAGGCGACCAAGGACGCCGGCCAGATCGCCGGCCTCGAGGTGCTGCGCATCATCAACGAGCCGACGGCGGCGGCGCTCGCCTACGGCCTCGACAAGAAGGAAGGCAAGACGATCGCGGTCTATGACCTCGGCGGCGGCACCTTCGATATTTCCGTGCTCGAAATCGGCGACGGCGTGTTCGAGGTGAAGTCGACCAACGGCGACACGTTCCTCGGCGGCGAAGACTTCGACATGCGGCTGGTCAACTACCTGGCCGACGAGTTCAAGAAGGACCAGGGCATCGACCTCAGAGGCGACAAGCTCGCGCTGCAGCGGCTGAAGGAAGCCGCCGAGAAGGCGAAGATAGAGCTGTCGTCCGCGACGCAGACCGAGATCAACCTGCCGTTCATCACGGCGGACGCGTCCGGCCCGAAGCATCTCACCATGAAGCTCACCCGCGCCAAGTTCGAGGCGCTGGTCGACGACCTCATCCAGAAGACGGTCGGTCCGTGCAAGGCCGCGTTGAAGGACGCCGGCCTGACGGCGGCCGAGATTCAGGAAGTCGTCCTGGTCGGCGGCATGACGCGCATGCCGAAGGTGCAGGAAGTCGTGAAGCAGTTCTTCGGCAAGGAGCCGCACAAGGGCGTCAACCCGGATGAGGTCGTCGCCATCGGCGCCGCCATCCAGGCCGGCGTGCTGCAAGGCGACGTCAAGGACGTGCTGCTGCTCGACGTGACGCCGCTGTCGCTGGGCATCGAGACGCTCGGCGGCGTGTTCACGCGCCTCATCGACCGCAACACGACCATCCCGACGAAGAAGGGCCAGACCTTCTCGACCGCCGAGGACAGCCAGAACGCAGTGACCATCCGCGTCTTCCAGGGCGAGCGCGAGATGGCGTCGGACAACAAGCTGCTCGGCCAGTTCGACCTCGTCGGCATTCCGCCGGCGCCGCGCGGCGTGCCGCAGATCGAAGTCACCTTCGATATCGACGCCAACGGCATCGTCAACGTGAGCGCCAAGGACAAGGGCACCGGCAAGGAGCAGCAGATCCGCATCCAGGCCTCGGGCGGCCTGTCCGATGCCGACATCGAGAAGATGGTGAAGGACGCGGAGGCGCATGCTTCCGAGGACAAGGAGCGGCGCGCGCTGGTCGAAGCCAAGAACCAGGGCGAGGCGCTCGTGCACTCGACCGAGAAGTCGCTCAAGGACTACGGCGACAAGGTCGCGGCCGCGGACAAGACCGCGATCGAGACGGCGCTGGCCGATCTCAAGTCGGCGCTGGAAGGCGAGAGCGGCGATGCGATCAAGGAAAAGACCAGCACGCTGGCGCAGGTGTCGATGAAGCTCGGCGAGGCGATGTACGCCGCCTCGCAGGCGAACGCCGGCGGTGACGCGCCCGACGGCGATGCCGGCCCCAAGAACGAGGACGTGGTCGACGCCGACTTCGAGGAAGTCGACGACGACAAGAAGAAGTCGGCCTAA
- the lepB gene encoding signal peptidase I, which produces MKYAAEWTRTIVGAALLTFILKTVAFATYYIPSESMVPTLEVGDRLIATKFDYGIGPYSAPLVTLPKLPFTDGRLFARLPDRGDIVLFRHPTTGETLVKRLIGLPGDRIQITDGHLIINGVEAPRKFVKTYAYRQFGGAPVQVNEYEETLPGGYTHPVIMQSDLRPQENTGIYIVPAGRIFVMGDNRDNSADSRFESLGYIPVENLIGRSRAILYSLHGCTPEEGLTCADRRYLTKLD; this is translated from the coding sequence ATGAAATACGCTGCCGAGTGGACGCGCACGATCGTAGGTGCCGCGCTCCTGACGTTCATCCTGAAGACTGTCGCGTTTGCCACGTACTACATTCCGTCCGAGAGCATGGTGCCGACGCTGGAAGTCGGCGACCGCCTGATCGCCACCAAGTTCGACTACGGCATCGGGCCGTATTCGGCGCCGCTGGTGACGCTGCCCAAGCTGCCCTTCACCGACGGCCGCCTGTTCGCCCGCCTGCCCGACCGCGGCGACATCGTGCTCTTCCGCCACCCGACCACCGGCGAGACGCTGGTCAAGCGCCTGATCGGCCTGCCCGGCGACCGCATCCAGATCACCGACGGCCACCTGATCATCAACGGCGTCGAAGCGCCGCGGAAATTCGTGAAGACCTACGCCTACCGCCAGTTCGGCGGCGCCCCCGTGCAGGTGAACGAATACGAAGAGACGCTGCCCGGCGGCTACACGCATCCGGTCATCATGCAGTCGGACCTGCGTCCGCAGGAAAACACCGGCATCTACATCGTGCCGGCCGGCCGCATCTTCGTCATGGGCGACAACCGCGACAACTCCGCCGACAGCCGCTTCGAGTCGCTCGGCTACATCCCGGTCGAAAATCTGATCGGCCGCTCGCGCGCCATCCTCTATTCGCTGCACGGCTGCACGCCCGAGGAGGGCCTGACCTGCGCCGACCGGCGGTATCTGACGAAGCTGGATTAG
- a CDS encoding NADP-dependent malic enzyme — protein sequence MAEKKKPAAKAGVSVTDQEALKFHSEGRPGKLEVVATKPMATQRDLSLAYSPGVAVPVRAIADDPSAAYDYTAKGNMVAVISNGTAILGLGNLGALASKPVMEGKAVLFKRFADVDAIDLEIDTENVDEFINSVRYLGPSFGGINLEDIKAPDCFIIESRLRELMDIPVFHDDQHGTAIIAAAGLINALHLTGRDIATTKVVCNGAGAAGIACIELIKTLGAKAENIFLCDTKGIVYQGRKEGMNQWKSAHAVETSKRTLAEAMEGADVVLGLSAKGALSDAMIKSMAEKPIIFAMANPDPEITPEEVAAIRDDAIVATGRSDYPNQVNNVLGFPYIFRGALDVRATTINEEMKTAAAQALAALAREDVPDEVAAAYQGVRPKFGPAYIIPVPFDPRLLSEIPAAVARAAMDSGVARKPIPDMAAYKMQLSARRDPIVGTLQRIYQRVRRSPKRVVFAEGEEEQMIRAAASFVNHKLGTAILIGREETVRTAAERAGIDIREGVEVHNARLSKRNADYADFLYARLQRKGYLFRDVQRLINNDRNHFGACMVALGDADAMVAGVSRNYSVVLEDVRRVIDAKPGHLVIGVSIILARGRLVVVADTAVHDMPSPQQLADIAVEAAGVARRMGYVPRVALLAYSTFGQPEGERAKKIREAVEILDQRRVDFEYDGEMAADVALNPKAMAAYPFCRLSGPANVLVMPAYHSAAISTKMVQELGGSTVIGPLLVGLDKPVQIVSLAAMDSDIVNMAALAAYNLGG from the coding sequence ATGGCTGAGAAAAAGAAACCGGCGGCGAAAGCCGGCGTCTCCGTTACCGATCAGGAAGCGTTGAAATTCCATTCCGAGGGACGCCCCGGCAAGCTGGAGGTCGTCGCCACCAAGCCGATGGCGACGCAGCGCGATCTGTCGCTCGCCTACTCGCCCGGCGTCGCCGTGCCGGTGCGCGCCATCGCCGATGACCCCAGCGCGGCATACGACTACACCGCCAAGGGCAACATGGTCGCCGTCATCTCGAACGGCACCGCGATTCTCGGCCTCGGCAATCTCGGCGCGCTCGCATCGAAGCCGGTGATGGAAGGCAAGGCGGTGCTGTTCAAGCGCTTCGCCGACGTCGACGCCATCGACCTTGAGATCGACACCGAAAACGTCGACGAATTCATCAACAGCGTGCGCTATCTCGGGCCGTCGTTCGGCGGCATCAACCTCGAGGACATCAAGGCGCCGGACTGCTTCATCATCGAGTCGCGCCTGCGCGAGCTGATGGACATTCCCGTGTTCCACGACGACCAGCACGGCACGGCGATCATCGCCGCCGCCGGCCTGATCAACGCGCTGCACCTTACCGGACGCGACATCGCCACGACCAAGGTGGTGTGCAACGGCGCCGGCGCTGCCGGCATCGCCTGCATCGAGTTGATCAAGACGCTGGGCGCCAAGGCCGAGAACATCTTCCTCTGCGACACCAAGGGCATCGTCTACCAGGGCCGCAAGGAAGGCATGAACCAGTGGAAGTCGGCGCACGCCGTCGAGACTTCCAAGCGGACGCTGGCGGAAGCGATGGAAGGCGCCGACGTCGTGCTCGGCCTCTCCGCCAAGGGCGCGCTCTCCGACGCCATGATCAAGTCGATGGCGGAGAAGCCGATCATCTTCGCCATGGCCAACCCCGACCCGGAGATCACGCCGGAGGAAGTCGCAGCGATACGCGACGACGCGATCGTCGCCACCGGCCGGTCGGACTATCCGAACCAGGTCAACAACGTGCTGGGCTTTCCCTACATCTTCCGCGGCGCGCTCGACGTGCGCGCGACCACCATCAACGAGGAAATGAAGACCGCCGCGGCGCAGGCGCTGGCGGCGCTGGCGCGCGAGGACGTGCCCGACGAAGTCGCCGCCGCCTACCAGGGCGTGCGGCCGAAATTCGGTCCGGCCTACATCATTCCGGTGCCGTTCGATCCGCGCCTGCTGTCCGAGATTCCGGCGGCGGTGGCGCGGGCGGCGATGGATTCGGGCGTGGCGCGGAAGCCGATCCCCGACATGGCGGCCTACAAGATGCAGCTATCGGCGCGGCGCGACCCGATCGTCGGCACGCTCCAGCGCATCTACCAGCGCGTGCGGCGCTCGCCGAAGCGCGTCGTCTTCGCCGAGGGCGAGGAGGAGCAGATGATCCGCGCCGCCGCCTCGTTCGTGAACCACAAGCTCGGCACCGCGATCCTGATCGGCCGCGAGGAGACGGTGCGGACCGCGGCGGAGCGCGCCGGCATCGACATCCGCGAGGGCGTCGAGGTGCACAACGCGCGCCTGTCGAAACGCAACGCCGACTACGCCGACTTCCTCTACGCGCGCCTGCAGCGCAAGGGCTACCTGTTCCGCGACGTGCAGCGCCTGATCAACAACGACCGTAACCATTTCGGCGCCTGCATGGTGGCGCTCGGCGACGCCGACGCGATGGTCGCGGGCGTCAGCCGCAACTACTCGGTGGTGCTGGAGGACGTGCGCCGCGTCATCGACGCCAAGCCGGGGCACCTGGTCATCGGCGTGTCGATCATCCTGGCGCGCGGCCGCCTGGTCGTCGTCGCCGACACCGCGGTGCACGACATGCCGTCGCCGCAGCAGCTTGCCGATATCGCCGTGGAAGCGGCGGGCGTGGCGCGCCGCATGGGCTATGTGCCGCGCGTCGCGCTGCTCGCCTACTCGACGTTCGGCCAGCCGGAGGGCGAGCGCGCCAAGAAGATCCGCGAGGCGGTGGAAATTCTCGACCAGCGCCGCGTCGATTTCGAATACGACGGCGAGATGGCCGCCGACGTGGCGCTGAACCCGAAGGCGATGGCGGCGTATCCGTTCTGCCGCCTCTCCGGCCCGGCCAACGTGCTGGTCATGCCGGCTTACCACTCGGCGGCGATCTCGACCAAGATGGTGCAGGAACTCGGCGGCTCGACGGTGATCGGCCCGCTGCTCGTCGGCCTCGACAAGCCGGTGCAGATCGTCTCGCTGGCGGCGATGGATTCCGACATCGTCAACATGGCGGCGCTGGCGGCGTATAACCTCGGCGGTTGA
- the mutS gene encoding DNA mismatch repair protein MutS codes for MDTRADTAEDNDGGAPQGAPSSPMMAQYIEIKTANPDCLLFYRMGDFYEMFFDDAEVASRALGITLTRRGKHQGADIPMCGVPVHAADQYLQKLIALGHRVAVCEQIEDPAEARKRGSKSVVRRDVIRLVTPGTLTEDALLDGRRNNYLAAVARQRGGADGADVYAIAWIDISTGEFRLAATDRARLATDLARIEPREVLVADALFADEELAAFWRQLGAAVTPLAAAFFDGSTASGRLAEYFGVRTLDGFGSFTRVELTAAAAALAYVEKTQIKERPPLSPPVAEGAGDAMLIDAATRANLELTQTLSGARQGSLIAAIDRTVTGAGARLLARRLAGPSTDPWTIARRLDSVAWMLADTSRRDGIVADLKAAPDLARALSRLTMDRGGPRDLAAIGAGLAMGIAIATRIGTGPDVPEEIADAVAALAAAPADLVASISAALADDLPHLKRDGGFVRDGYRPDLDESRKLRDDSRRIVASLQANYAAETDIRALRIKHNNVLGYFIEVGTNAAPPLFQPPLNARYIHRQTLASAVRFTTSELTELEAKIAGAGERALAIELDVFLGFVVDIAAHANAIRDVADALAVIDVASSLAVLAEAENYARPTVDDSLAFEIEAGRHPVVEQALRAGDTAFVANDADLGPKDAGAAGSIWLVTGPNMAGKSTFLRQNALIAVMAQIGSYVPAKAAHIGVVDRLFSRVGAADDLARGRSTFMVEMVETAAILNQAGPHALVILDEIGRGTATFDGLSIAWAAIEHLHEVNRSRALFATHYHELTALSARLPRLVNVTVRVKEWHGDVIFLHEIVPGSADRSYGIQVARLAGLPAKVVERAREVLKQLEETDRKAPVHTLIDDLPLFTAARKAEPPVDPLTAMLDAIRPDDMSPKEALETLYNLKAARREQEK; via the coding sequence ATGGATACCCGCGCGGACACGGCTGAAGACAACGACGGGGGCGCACCTCAAGGGGCGCCCTCGTCGCCGATGATGGCGCAATACATCGAGATCAAGACCGCCAATCCGGACTGCCTGCTGTTCTACCGGATGGGCGACTTTTACGAGATGTTCTTCGACGACGCCGAGGTCGCCTCTAGGGCTCTGGGCATCACTTTGACCCGCCGCGGCAAGCATCAGGGCGCCGATATTCCGATGTGCGGCGTTCCGGTCCACGCCGCGGACCAGTACCTGCAGAAGCTGATCGCGCTCGGCCATCGCGTCGCGGTCTGCGAGCAGATCGAGGACCCGGCCGAGGCGCGCAAGCGCGGCTCGAAGTCGGTGGTCCGCCGCGATGTCATCCGCCTGGTGACGCCCGGCACGCTGACCGAGGACGCGCTGCTCGACGGCCGGCGCAACAACTATCTCGCCGCGGTTGCGCGCCAGCGCGGCGGCGCGGACGGCGCCGACGTCTACGCCATCGCCTGGATCGACATTTCGACGGGCGAGTTCCGTTTGGCCGCGACCGACAGGGCGCGGCTCGCCACCGACCTCGCCCGCATCGAGCCGCGCGAGGTGCTCGTCGCCGACGCGCTGTTCGCCGACGAGGAGCTGGCCGCGTTCTGGCGCCAGCTCGGCGCCGCGGTGACCCCGCTCGCCGCGGCATTCTTCGACGGCAGCACAGCCAGTGGGCGGCTGGCCGAATATTTCGGCGTCCGCACGCTGGACGGTTTCGGCAGCTTCACCCGAGTCGAACTGACCGCGGCGGCGGCGGCGCTGGCCTACGTCGAGAAGACGCAGATCAAGGAGCGCCCGCCCCTGTCGCCGCCCGTGGCGGAAGGTGCCGGCGACGCCATGCTGATCGACGCGGCGACGCGCGCCAACCTCGAACTGACGCAGACGTTGTCGGGCGCGCGGCAGGGCAGCCTGATCGCCGCCATCGACCGCACCGTGACCGGTGCCGGCGCGCGCCTCCTCGCGCGGCGCCTCGCCGGCCCCTCGACCGACCCGTGGACCATCGCCCGGCGGCTGGACTCGGTGGCGTGGATGCTGGCCGATACCAGCCGGCGCGACGGCATCGTCGCCGACCTCAAGGCGGCGCCCGACCTCGCCCGCGCCCTGTCGCGCCTGACCATGGATCGCGGCGGGCCGCGTGATCTCGCCGCGATCGGCGCCGGCCTGGCGATGGGCATCGCCATCGCGACGCGCATCGGCACCGGCCCGGATGTGCCGGAGGAAATCGCCGACGCCGTCGCAGCACTGGCGGCGGCGCCTGCCGATCTCGTCGCGTCGATATCGGCGGCGCTCGCCGACGACCTGCCGCATCTGAAACGCGACGGCGGCTTCGTCCGCGACGGCTACCGGCCCGATCTCGACGAGTCGCGCAAGCTGCGCGACGACAGCCGCCGCATCGTCGCCTCGCTGCAGGCGAACTACGCCGCCGAGACCGACATCCGCGCGCTGCGCATCAAGCACAACAACGTGCTCGGCTACTTCATCGAGGTCGGCACCAATGCCGCCCCGCCGCTGTTCCAGCCGCCGCTCAACGCGCGCTACATCCATCGCCAGACGCTGGCGAGCGCGGTGCGCTTCACGACCAGCGAACTGACCGAGCTCGAGGCGAAGATCGCCGGCGCCGGCGAGCGCGCCCTGGCGATCGAGCTCGACGTGTTCCTCGGTTTCGTCGTGGATATCGCGGCGCACGCCAACGCGATCCGCGACGTCGCCGACGCGTTGGCCGTGATCGACGTGGCGTCCTCGCTGGCGGTGCTCGCCGAGGCGGAAAATTACGCCCGTCCGACGGTCGACGATTCCCTCGCCTTCGAGATCGAAGCCGGGCGCCATCCCGTCGTCGAGCAGGCGCTGCGCGCCGGCGACACCGCGTTCGTCGCCAACGACGCCGACCTCGGCCCGAAGGACGCCGGCGCCGCCGGCTCGATCTGGCTGGTCACCGGCCCCAACATGGCGGGCAAATCGACGTTCCTGCGCCAGAACGCACTGATCGCGGTGATGGCGCAGATCGGTTCGTACGTGCCGGCCAAGGCCGCGCACATCGGCGTCGTCGACCGGCTGTTCTCACGCGTCGGTGCCGCCGACGATCTCGCCCGCGGCCGCTCAACCTTCATGGTCGAGATGGTCGAGACCGCGGCGATCCTCAACCAGGCGGGACCGCACGCGCTGGTGATCCTCGACGAGATCGGGCGCGGCACCGCGACCTTCGACGGCCTGTCCATCGCCTGGGCGGCGATCGAGCACCTGCACGAGGTCAACAGGAGCCGCGCCCTGTTCGCTACGCATTACCACGAGCTGACGGCGCTCTCCGCGCGCCTGCCGCGGCTGGTCAACGTCACCGTGCGCGTCAAGGAATGGCACGGCGACGTGATCTTCCTGCACGAGATCGTGCCCGGCTCGGCTGATCGTTCCTACGGCATCCAGGTGGCGCGTCTTGCCGGCCTGCCGGCCAAGGTCGTCGAGCGCGCCCGCGAGGTGCTGAAGCAGCTCGAGGAGACCGACCGCAAGGCGCCGGTCCACACGCTGATCGACGACCTGCCGCTGTTCACCGCCGCCCGGAAGGCCGAGCCGCCGGTCGATCCGCTGACTGCGATGCTGGATGCGATCCGCCCGGACGACATGTCGCCGAAGGAGGCTCTAGAGACGCTGTACAACCTGAAGGCCGCTCGGCGGGAGCAGGAAAAATAG